In Triplophysa rosa linkage group LG7, Trosa_1v2, whole genome shotgun sequence, the following proteins share a genomic window:
- the LOC130557293 gene encoding protein unc-80 homolog, whose protein sequence is MQFWPDLMVMGVVGPSSVADGLPLLHLSPYLSPPLPFSAAVVRLVAMQIQALKDDFPLSHVISPFTNQERREGMLLNLLIPFVLTVGSGSKDSSLLEQPEVFLLLQTVINILLPPRIISTSRSKNFVLDASPAHCSTPGDTGKDLRREGLAESTSQAAYLALKVVLVCFERQLGNHWYKLSLQVKEMALRKVGGLAFWDFIDFIVRTRIPIFILLRPFIQCKLLTQPAESQEEITARHHIAEQLERRFIPRSLCKSSLFAEFNNELKILKEAVHSGSAYQGKTSISTVGTSTSAYRLSLATMSRSNTGTGTVWEQESQPSRQPSQDTLSRTDEEEEENDSISIPSVVSEHESFLPRLISQRRFSSHATGSIATQPEPGMSTMLPSHSEPNVLDESQGLLEEGNLSRVASVQSEPGQQNLLIQPPLGRKRGLRQLRRPLLSIQRVQDESGGRQGARLSTTRRSIQPKNKPIDRALAHGDQKRFVTFTETQQEAAGRSPSATPSPNSGLPGGTEVGRRSHDAGGQSPFARSDSSSPSIKTAQHSPVWPQVSQYERKDQGSVRSSLSPTPSATSGSSSRACSPLPPPLPIFSTPSRLAPTQIRESPEDEETSGLLQNTETTSSVEEEHGMENPILTSLFSTHSLSPLPLSPVDLDLDESHV, encoded by the exons gtgATGGGAGTGGTGGGGCCCTCTAGTGTGGCAGATGGACTGCCGTTGTTGCATCTGAGTCCGTATCTGTCTCCTCCTCTTCCCTTCAGTGCAGCAGTTGTGCGATTGGTTGCCATGCAGATCCAG GCTTTAAAGGATGACTTCCCACTCAGTCATGTGATCTCACCCTTCACCAATCAGGAGAGACGGGAGGGGATGCTGCTTAACCTCTTGATTCCTTTTGTGTTGACTGTGGGCTCAGGAAGTAAAG acAGCTCTCTTCTAGAGCAGCCGGAGGTGTTTCTACTTCTGCAGACAGTTATTAACATCCTGTTACCTCCACGCATCATCAGCACCTCTCGCAGTAAGAACTTTGTGCTGGATGCCTCTCCTGCCCACTGCTCCACCCCAGGAGACACCGGGAAGGACCTGCGGAGGGAAGGACTCGCCGAATCCACCAGCCAGGCTGCTTACCTTG CTCTGAAGGTGGTCTTAGTGTGCTTTGAGCGACAGTTGGGTAATCACTGGTACAAGTTGAGTCTGCAGGTCAAGGAAATGGCCCTGCGTAAAGTTGGTGGCCTGGCTTTCTGGGATTTCATCGACTTCATAGTGCGCACACGGATTCCAATCTTTATTCTGCTGCGTCCCTTCATTCAGTGCAAG ctGTTGACCCAGCCAGCAGAGTCTCAGGAGGAGATCACAGCCCGTCATCACATCGCAGAGCAGCTGGAGCGTCGTTTCATCCCACGCTCCCTCTGCAAGAGCTCCTTGTTTGCCGAATTCAATAACGAACTTAAAATCTTGAAAGAGGCCGTGCACAGTGGATCTG CATACCAAGGCAAGACGTCCATCAGTACCGTTGGCACATCCACCTCGGCATACAGGTTGAGTCTGGCCACCATGTCCCGCTCCAACACTGGTACAGGAACGGTTTGGGAGCAGGAGAGCCAACCCTCACGACAGCCCTCGCAAGACACGCTTAGTCGTACcgatgaagaagaagaggaaa ATGACTCCATAAGCATTCCCAGTGTGGTAAGTGAGCACGAGTCTTTCCTCCCCAGACTCATTTCCCAGCGGCGCTTCTCCAGTCACGCCACGGGGTCCATCGCCACTCAGCCTGAGCCAGGCATGAGCACAATGTTGCCCAGCCACAG TGAACCCAATGTGCTAGATGAATCCCAGGGGCTTCTGGAGGAGGGTAACCTGTCTAG GGTTGCCAGTGTGCAGAGTGAACCAGGACAGCAAAATCTGCTCATCCAACCTCCGCTGGGCCGTAAGAGAGGACTTAGGCAG CTACGGCGCCCCCTGCTGTCCATACAGAGGGTGCAAGATGAGTCTGGAGGGCGTCAGGGAGCCAGACTCTCAACAACCAGGAGGAGCATTCAACCCAAAAACAAACCAATAGACAGGG cgttAGCCCATGGTGACCAAAAGAGGTTTGTCACTTTTACCGAGACCCAGCAGGAAGCGGCTGGTAGATCACCCTCTGCCACACCCAGCCCTAATAGTGGCCTGCCAGGTGGCACAGAGGTCGGAAGGCGGAGCCATGATGCAGGAGGACAGTCTCCCTTCGCCCGATCAGACTCCTCATCACCCAGCATCAAAACTGCCCAGCACAGCCCAGTGTGGCCACAG GTCTCTCAATACGAAAGGAAAGATCAGGGGAGTGTACGAAGCAGTTTGTCTCCCACCCCTTCCGCCACCTCGGGCTCTTCCTCCAGAGCCTgctctcctcttcctcctcccctCCCTATATTTAGCACCCCATCCCGACTGGCTCCAACCCAGATCAGAGAAAGTCCAGAGGACGAGGAGACTTCTGGGCTTCTGCAGAACACCGAGACCACTTCTAGTGTAGAAGAAGAGCATGGCATGGAGAACCCCATCCTGACCTCGCTGTTTTCAACCCACTCTCTCTCCCCGCTTCCACTTTCACCTGTCGATCTGGATTTAGATGAGTCTCATGTCTGA